From the genome of Impatiens glandulifera chromosome 9, dImpGla2.1, whole genome shotgun sequence, one region includes:
- the LOC124914467 gene encoding peptidyl serine alpha-galactosyltransferase: protein MGPHSWILPNLAAVLPLFCLIIVSTPGQATVVQQPPWRIHTLFSVECQNYFDWQTVGLMHSYRKSRHPGPITRLLSCTDEEKMNYKGMDLAPTFEVPSMSRHPKTGDWYPAINKPAGVVHWLKHSKEAENVDWVLILDADMIIRGPIIPWELGAEKGRPLAAYYGYLVGCDNILAELHTKNPKLCDKVGGLLAMHIDDLRALAPMWLSKTEEVRADRDHWGTNITGDIYGKGWISEMYGYSFGAAEVGLRHKINDNLMIYPGYIPRQGIEPLLMHYGLPFSVGNWSFSKLYHHEDNIVYDCNRLFPEPPYPREIKAMELDSNKRRGLYLNIECMNTLNEGLLIHHAAHGCEKPKWSKYLSFIKSKTFAQLSGPKVATADTLRNMNDPVVKKVKEAVVDEESEKTHPKIHTIFSTECTTYFDWQTVGLVHSFHLSGQPGNITRLLSCTDEDLKNYKGHDLAPTHYVPSMSRHPLTGDWYPAINKPAAVLHWLNHVKIDAEYIVILDADMIMRGTITPWEFKASRGHPVSTPYDYLIGCDNELARLHTRNPQACDKVGGVIIMHIDDLRKFAMMWLHKTEEVRADTAHYGKNITGDIYESGWISEMYGYSFGAAELNLRHSINNEIMIYPGYVPEPGVEYRVFHYGLDFNVGNWSFDKAKWRNIDLVNKCWSKFPDPPDPMTIQNADESSRQRDLLSIECGTTLNEGLRLHHVRRKCMDINSQGKNNQSRIGRKFGKLRNKIRSSTNLRRKDSEEDSSVTNQNQTFSSFRFWIVCLWVFSIMGFFAVMWVMISGRKAQKKRGKSLKSKRRTSYSGFLTANGHERHPRDAEL, encoded by the exons ATGGGTCCTCATTCATGGATCCTTCCCAATTTGGCTGCCGTTCTTCCTCTGTTTTGCCTAATCATCGTCTCTACACCCGGCCAAGCAACTGTTGTTCAACAACCTCCATGGAGGATTCATACCCTATTCTCCGTAGAATGTCAGAATTACTTCGACTGGCAGACCGTAGGACTCATGCACAGCTACAGAAAGTCCCGACACCCAGGACCCATTACCCGACTTCTCAGCTGCACAGACGAGGAGAAGATGAACTACAAAGGTATGGACTTGGCACCCACTTTTGAGGTCCCATCCATGAGCAGGCACCCCAAAACCGGCGACTG GTATCCTGCAATTAATAAACCAGCTGGAGTTGTACACTGGCTTAAACATAGTAAAGAAGCAGAAAATGTTGATTGGGTTCTGATACTTGATGCTGATATGATCATCCGAGGCCCTATAATCCCATGGGAATTGGGTGCAGAGAAAGGGAGGCCTCTTGCAGCTTATTATGG GTACTTGGTAGGGTGTGATAATATTCTTGCGGAACTGCACACGAAGAACCCAAAGCTTTGTGACAAAGTTGGTGGACTTTTAGCCATGCATATAGATGATCTAAGAGCTTTAGCACCAATGTGGCTTTCTAAAACGGAAGAAGTAAGAGCAGACAGAGATCATTGGGGAACCAACATAACTGGTGATATTTATGGTAAAGGGTGGATCAGTGAAATGTATGGATATTCATTTGGTGCTGCAGAG GTAGGACTTCGACATAAGATCAACGATAATTTGATGATTTACCCTGGTTACATTCCACGCCAAGGCATTGAGCCTCTTCTTATGCATTATGGTCTACCATTTAGTGTCGGGAATTGGTCATTCAGCAAACTATATCATCACGAAGATAATATTGTTTATGACTGTAATCGGCTATTCCCCGAGCCACCTTATCCTAGAGAG ATAAAAGCAATGGAACTTGATTCAAATAAGAGGAGAGGCTTATACCTGAATATAGAATGTATGAATACACTGAATGAAGGTCTTCTTATCCATCATGCAGCACATGGTTGCGAAAAGCCAAAGTGGTCAAAGTACTTGAGTTTTATTAAGAGTAAAACTTTTGCTCAATTATCGGGACCAAAAGTTGCAACTGCTGATACCCTTAGAAACATGAATGATCCGGTGGTCAAAAAAGTTAAGGAAGCTGTTGTGGATGAAGAATCTGAGAAGACACATCCTAAAATACACACCATTTTCTCCACCGAGTGCACTACTTACTTCGACTGGCAAACTGTAGGACTTGTTCACAGTTTCCATCTAAGTGGACAGCCTGGAAATATCACAAGGCTTCTCAGCTGTACAGATGAGGACTTGAAGAATTACAAAGGTCATGATCTGGCTCCCACCCATTATGTTCCATCCATGAGCCGACATCCTTTAACAGGCGACTG GTACCCTGCAATTAACAAGCCTGCTGCTGTTCTACATTGGCTTAATCATGTGAAAATTGATGCTGAATATATAGTAATTTTGGATGCTGATATGATCATGCGAGGAACAATCACGCCATGGGAGTTCAAGGCATCACGTGGCCACCCAGTTTCAACCCCTTACGA TTATCTTATTGGGTGTGACAATGAGCTTGCAAGACTCCACACACGGAATCCTCAAGCTTGTGACAAAGTGGGTGGCGTAATCATAATGCACATAGACGATCTTAGGAAGTTTGCGATGATGTGGCTGCACAAAACTGAGGAAGTCAGAGCTGATACAGCTCATTATGGCAAGAACATTACTGGAGATATATATGAATCTGGTTGGATCAGTGAGATGTATGGTTACTCCTTTGGTGCAGCAGAg TTAAATTTGCGGCATAGCATAAACAACGAGATAATGATATACCCGGGTTATGTTCCAGAACCTGGTGTGGAGTATAGAGTTTTTCACTATGGTTTGGATTTCAATGTCGGAAACTGGAGCTTTGATAAGGCAAAATGGAGGAATATTGATTTGGTAAACAAATGCTGGTCAAAATTCCCTGACCCTCCTGATCCAATGACCATACAGAATGCAGATGAGAGCAGTCGGCAAAGAGACTTGCTTAGCATAGAGTGTGGAACAACACTGAACGAAGGTCTGCGTTTGCACCATGTGAGAAGGAAATGTATGGACATCAACTCACAGGGAAAAAATAACCAATCTAGGATAGGGAGAAAATTTGGAAAGTTGAGGAACAAGATTAGATCCTCAACTAATCTGAGAAGAAAGGACTCTGAGGAGGATTCTTCAGTAACAAATCAGAATCAAACGTTTAGCTCTTTTAGGTTTTGGATTGTATGCCTTTGGGTTTTCTCCATCATGGGTTTCTTTGCTGTCATGTGGGTGATGATTTCAGGGCGTAAAGCTCAAAAGAAGAGAGGTAAAAGTTTGAAGAGCAAGAGAAGAACGTCCTATTCAGGATTCTTGACTGCAAATGGTCACGAAAGACACCCTCGAGATGCTGAATTATAG
- the LOC124914227 gene encoding very-long-chain 3-oxoacyl-CoA reductase 1-like, giving the protein MADCSIHLLKSLPIWLLFLLSIASLFFIKFIINIFHWVYVNFLRAPKNLSNYGSWALITGPTDGIGKAFSFQLAQQGLNLILVGRNPDKLKDVSESIQSKFGKAQIKTVVVDLTGDLNEGVNRIRQVIEGLDVGILVNVAGVGYPSAKYFHDVDDKLIADLIKVNVEATTKVTQAVLPGMIQRKRGAIISIGSGAANLIPSYPLYSVYAATKTYVDQFSRCLYVEYKKSGIDVQCQVPLWVATKMTRIRNESFLVASPETYARAATRWIGYEPRCTPYWPHSLVRTVLSIFPESLVDICILKYSLAIRKKSQQKDVSKKE; this is encoded by the exons ATGGCCGACTGTTCTATCCACCTGCTCAAATCTCTTCCAATATGGCTTCTTTTTCTACTCTCTATTGCATCTTTATTCTTTATCAAATTCATCATAAACATTTTCCATTGGGTTTACGTCAATTTCCTCCGCGCCCCAAAGAATCTCAGCAATTACGGTTCATGGGCTCTAATCACCGGCCCTACAGACGGTATAGGGAAGGCATTCTCCTTCCAGTTAGCTCAACAAGGCCTCAATTTGATCCTCGTCGGTCGAAATCCTGATAAGCTTAAGGATGTTTCCGAATCAATCCAGTCCAAATTCGGGAAAGCCCAGATCAAGACTGTCGTCGTTGATCTCACCGGCGACTTGAACGAAGGTGTTAATCGAATCCGACAAGTCATTGAAGGTCTTGACGTGGGTATTCTGGTGAATGTCGCCGGTGTTGGGTATCCTAGCGCCAAATATTTCCATGATGTCGACGATAAGCTGATTGCAGATTTGATCAAAGTTAACGTTGAGGCAACAACTAAAGTGACTCAAGCTGTTCTTCCGGGAATGATTCAGAGAAAAAGAGGCGCTATTATCAGTATTGGCTCCGGTGCCGCCAATCTCATCCCTTCTTACCCTCTTTATTCCGTCTACGCCGCCACAAAAAC TTATGTTGATCAGTTCTCAAGATGCCTTTATGTAGAATACAAAAAGAGTGGGATCGATGTGCAATGTCAG GTACCACTGTGGGTGGCCACTAAGATGACGAGAATAAGAAATGAGTCTTTCTTGGTTGCATCTCCAGAAACCTATGCCCGCGCTGCAACTCGCTGGATAGGTTACGAACCAAGATGCACACCTTACTGGCCACATTCCCTCGTTCGGACTGTCTTATCCATTTTCCCCGAATCTCTTGTGGATATCTGCATTCTGAAATACTCTCTTGCAATTCGGAAGAAATCGCAGCAAAAGGATGTCAGCAAGAAAGAGTAG
- the LOC124916175 gene encoding mavicyanin-like: protein MASMSAIIIFLLSSTLFIASSSQLARSFDFEVGDETGWIVPLQNDTKFYNNWASENRFLVHDTLRFRYKKDSVMDVTEKEYKNCNSTRPISFSNTGNTVIELGHSGLFYFISGASGHCQRGQKMIVKVMSEQDDSRNKGHSSSASSLSTIFPLFVMSCYGGAAILQIALSHYFPISQAAP, encoded by the exons ATGGCTTCCATGTCTGCCATAATCATCTTCCTATTATCATCAACCCTCTTTATAGCCTCTTCTTCTCAACTAGCTCGTTCCTTCGATTTCGAAGTCGGCGACGAAACAGGCTGGATCGTCCCTCTACAAAACGACACCAAATTCTACAACAATTGGGCATCCGAAAACAGATTCCTAGTCCACGATACTCTCC GTTTCAGGTACAAGAAGGACTCTGTTATGGATGTAACTGAAAAAGAGTACAAGAACTGCAATTCCACCCGCCCCATTTCATTTTCCAACACCGGCAATACAGTTATCGAGCTTGGACATTCCGGCTTGTTTTATTTCATCAGCGGCGCTTCCGGCCACTGCCAACGTGGGCAGAAGATGATAGTGAAGGTAATGTCTGAACAGGATGATTCTCGAAACAAAGGCCATTCCTCGTCTGCTTCGTCCCTGTCTACCATTTTTCCTCTGTTCGTCATGTCTTGTTATGGAGGAGCCGCCATTCTTCAGATTGCTCTGTCTCATTACTTTCCAATTTCACAAGCTGCTCCATGA